From the Cucurbita pepo subsp. pepo cultivar mu-cu-16 chromosome LG05, ASM280686v2, whole genome shotgun sequence genome, one window contains:
- the LOC111794653 gene encoding FK506-binding protein 59-like: MPMATAPLSKIERAHQMYREGVYLEALRFYTEALAMATTLPQRISLHSNRAACHLKLHDFKKAAEECTWVLELDHNHTGALMLRAQTLVTLEEYHSALFDVNRLIELNPSSEVYQNLQTRLKTQLSLAPILESEAELEDEDEDEDEDEYDVQFNAYAANEKCNEGKENVVAPCIEQVQKPKLNSNLTNNTVIQAVQGNGGISKEGGNQKAEVKMISKSEVVAPQIQGKKGTTDLDPKGWQTIPKPKGHSTLDYGRWDRVEDDSSEDDDDDEEEESGPQFRFRLRTVGVKSVK, from the exons ATGCCTATGGCGACCGCACCCTTGAGCAAGATCGAGAGAGCCCACCAGATGTATCGCGAGGGGGTCTATCTCGAAGCCCTTAGGTTTTACACTGAAGCGCTTGCCATGGCCACCACCTTGCCCCAGAGGATTTCGCTTCATAGTAATAGAGCTGCTTGTCACTTGAAACTTCATGATTTTAAGAAG GCAGCAGAAGAATGCACGTGGGTTCTTGAACTCGATCACAATCACACTGGAGCGTTAATGCTCCGTGCCCAGACTCTTGTCACACTCGAGGAATATCATTCTGCTCTTTTTGATGTCAACAGACTTATAGAATTGAACCCATCATCAGAAGTTTATCAGAATCTTCAAACTCGTCTCAAGACGCAATTG TCACTTGCTCCAATACTCGAATCAGAAGCTGAGCTAGAGGACGAGGACGAGGACGAGGACGAAGACGAATATGATGTTCAGTTCAATGCATATGCAGCCAATGAGAAGTGCAATGAGGGAAAAGAGAATGTTGTCGCTCCATGCATTGAGCAAGTACAGAAACCTAAGCTCAATAGCAATTTGACAAACAATACCGTTATCCAGGCAGTTCAGGGCAACGGTGGAATATCTAAAGAAGGTGGCAATCAGAAAGCTGAGGTCAAAATGATTAGTAAAAGTGAAGTTGTTGCCCCTCAAATACAGGGCAAGAAGGGCACAACTGACCTAGATCCTAAGGGCTGGCAAACAATCCCAAAACCAAAAGGACATTCAACCTTAGATTATGGACGTTGGGATAGAGTTGAGGATGATTCTAGTGAagatgatgacgatgatgagGAAGAAGAGTCTGGGCCTCAATTTCGTTTTCGTCTTAGAACAGTTGGCGTTAAATCCGTGAAATGA
- the LOC111794650 gene encoding auxin-responsive protein SAUR71-like has translation MKHLIRRLSRVADSSQSHYCLLHSHSAAAAARRPGRAHSFRAAAANKFRRSRSEGAVPVPQGHVPVYVGDEMERFAVSAELLNHPVFVTLLEKSAQEYGYEQKGVLRIPCHVLVFERVLEAIRIGDQESRDLQSILSSLSGGFL, from the coding sequence ATGAAGCACCTCATCCGCCGTCTCTCCCGCGTCGCCGACTCCTCCCAGTCCCACTACTGCCTTCTCCACTCCCattccgccgccgccgccgcccgCCGCCCCGGCCGCGCCCACTCCTTCCGTGCCGCCGCCGCTAACAAATTCCGCCGCTCCAGATCCGAAGGCGCCGTCCCGGTCCCCCAGGGCCATGTCCCGGTGTACGTAGGCGACGAGATGGAGCGGTTCGCCGTGAGCGCGGAACTACTGAACCACCCGGTTTTCGTTACTCTACTAGAGAAATCCGCCCAGGAATACGGTTACGAACAGAAAGGCGTCCTTCGAATACCCTGCCACGTGCTGGTGTTCGAGCGGGTCCTGGAGGCCATCCGAATCGGCGACCAGGAGTCACGTGACCTCCAGAGTATTCTCTCGTCTCTCTCCGGCGGATTCCTGTAG
- the LOC111794649 gene encoding post-GPI attachment to proteins factor 3: MRECHWFVLLVAFALSVKGLNASAGDIDPQYRTCVKQCEKIGCIDQQCFPQCNFSLDGVSIDLPWYMQEPLYLKWKQWDCQSDCRYHCMVKREGEREALGYHPVKYHGKWPFKRIYGIQEPLSVAFSALNLSMHFHGWLSFFILLYYKLPLRQDKKAYYEFSSLWHIYALFSMNSWFWSTVFHSRDVDLTEKLDYSSAVAVLGFSLILAILRSFNVRHEATRVMVAAPLLAFALTHILYINFYELDYGWNMIVCVTMGVSQLLLWAIWAGVTHHPSRWKLWTVVVGGGLALLLEIYDFPPYEGFVDAHALWHATTIPLTYVWWSFIRDDAEFQTSNLLKKSK; this comes from the exons ATGAGGGAGTGCCATTGGTTTGTCTTGCTGGTGGCGTTTGCTCTCTCCGTGAAAGGCTTAAATGCTAGTGCAGGCGATATTGACCCACAATACAG AACTTGCGTTAAACAATGTGAAAAAATAGGATGCATTGATCAGCAATGCTTTCCTCAGTGCAATTTCTCTTTGGATGGTGTTTCTATTGATCTGCCATGGTATATGCAAGAACCACTCTACTTAAAGTGGAAGCAATGGGACTGCCAAAGCGATTGTCGTTACCATTGTATGGTCAAACGAGAGGGTGAAAGAGAAGCACTTGGTTATCATCCTGTTAAATATCATGGCAAATGGCCCTTCAAGCGTATTTATGGGATCCAG GAACCTCTTTCTGTAGCATTCTCTGCCCTCAACCTTTCAATGCATTTTCATGGCTGGCTGTCCTTTTTTATCCTTCTATATTACAAGTTACCTTTGAGACAAGACAAGAAGGCATATTATGAATTTTCCAGTTTGTGGCATATTTACGCACTCTTTTCAATGAACTCTTGGTTTTGGAGCACTGTTTTCCACAGTCG TGATGTGGATCTCACAGAGAAATTAGATTATTCCTCTGCTGTGGCAGTacttgggttttccctcattCTGGCAATTCTAAGAAGCTTCAATGTGAGGCATGAGGCTACCAGAGTCATGGTTGCAGCTCCTTTGCTTGCTTTTGCACTTACGCATATCTTATACATCAACTTCTATGAACTTGATTATG GGTGGAATATGATTGTTTGTGTTACTATGGGCGTCTCTCAACTTCTCCTTTGGGCAATCTGGGCTGGTGTCACTCATCATCCTTCTCGCTGGAAACTGTGGACAGTGGTTGTGGGCGGTGGCTTAGCACTACTTCTGGAAATCTATGATTTTCCTCCATATGAAGGCTTTGTGGATGCTCATGCTCTCTGGCACGCCACTACCATCCCCCTGACCTATGTTTGGTGGAGTTTTATCCGAGATGATGCGGAGTTCCAGACCTCCAATCTTCTTAAGAAGTCTAAATAG